A part of Chlamydiales bacterium STE3 genomic DNA contains:
- a CDS encoding Chaperone protein HtpG (Product derived from UniProtKB/Swiss-Prot:P0C938;Gene name derived from UniProtKB/Swiss-Prot:P0C938) translates to MMTKGSLEIHSENILPIIKKWLYSDKEIFVRELVSNATDAIQKVKVLKDSGELTSVDEDFRIDIQIDKPNKILRFIDNGIGMDAEEVKKYIAQIAFSGAEEFVEKYKSSQEKDQFIGHFGLGFYSAYMVADKVEIDTLSYRANKEAAFWSCDGSAEYILEKGKKEKPGTEISLFINNESEEFLEESRLKTILQNYCAFLPFPIYLNGQRINSHEPLWMKAPSECKEEDYLEFYRYLYPHEEDPLFWVHLNADYPFHLKGILYFPTIKRDFDITKTTVKLFCNRVFVSDNCKDILPEYLMVMRGVVDSPDIPLNVSRSYLQMDNTVRQLSQHISKKVSDSLSSLFKTNREKFISSWKDISPIAKLGAIQDEKFFDRVKDTLVWKTLEGEWKTIPEYLELNKEKTKDKILYSLDDKQSGKLASLYHQKKIDVFVADNRIDPYLFSVFEKKNSSTQFKRIDSAIDDVLIDKSREKTILDAQGKTEAGKLADFFRGKLNQEKVEVEAKSLSADDLPAVVVIDENERRMRDYIQSMQVEGMQALTPKKTFVVNTNHPLVNSLPELDKNHPELAEQLAKEVFELSCLSQKEMDPQTLQEFVHQTTELLNSLVRIALKNAQ, encoded by the coding sequence ATGATGACAAAAGGGTCCTTAGAAATCCACAGTGAAAATATTTTACCGATCATCAAAAAATGGCTTTACTCTGATAAGGAAATCTTTGTAAGAGAACTTGTCTCGAACGCAACGGATGCGATTCAGAAGGTCAAGGTCTTGAAAGATTCAGGAGAGCTTACATCTGTAGATGAAGATTTTCGTATCGATATTCAGATTGATAAACCCAATAAGATTCTACGCTTTATTGATAATGGGATCGGCATGGATGCCGAAGAAGTCAAAAAATATATTGCCCAGATTGCCTTTTCTGGAGCTGAAGAGTTTGTAGAAAAATATAAGTCCAGTCAAGAAAAGGACCAATTTATTGGTCATTTTGGTTTAGGGTTCTACTCTGCCTATATGGTTGCAGACAAAGTAGAAATTGATACTTTATCCTACAGAGCGAATAAGGAAGCTGCGTTTTGGTCCTGTGACGGTTCAGCAGAATACATTCTAGAGAAAGGAAAAAAAGAGAAGCCCGGAACGGAAATTTCGCTTTTTATTAACAATGAAAGCGAAGAATTTCTCGAAGAGTCAAGGCTAAAAACAATTTTACAGAATTATTGTGCGTTTTTGCCATTCCCTATTTATCTTAATGGTCAGCGGATCAATTCTCACGAGCCTTTATGGATGAAAGCGCCCTCTGAGTGCAAAGAGGAAGATTATCTTGAATTCTACCGCTATCTTTATCCCCATGAAGAAGATCCTCTTTTTTGGGTGCACCTTAATGCCGACTATCCCTTCCATTTGAAAGGCATTCTCTACTTCCCCACAATTAAAAGAGATTTCGACATTACAAAAACGACGGTTAAGCTATTTTGTAACCGCGTCTTTGTTTCAGATAACTGTAAGGATATTTTGCCTGAATATTTGATGGTCATGAGAGGGGTTGTCGATAGCCCAGATATTCCTTTAAATGTCTCTCGCAGTTACCTGCAAATGGACAACACCGTAAGGCAGCTTTCACAGCATATTTCTAAAAAAGTATCTGATAGTTTGTCCTCTCTTTTCAAAACCAATAGAGAAAAGTTTATTAGCTCTTGGAAAGACATCTCGCCAATCGCTAAGCTCGGAGCCATTCAGGATGAGAAATTTTTTGATCGGGTAAAAGACACTTTGGTTTGGAAGACCTTGGAAGGGGAGTGGAAAACAATTCCAGAATATCTAGAGCTTAATAAAGAAAAGACCAAAGATAAAATTCTCTATTCGCTTGATGACAAACAGTCAGGTAAGCTGGCAAGTCTTTATCATCAGAAGAAAATCGATGTTTTTGTTGCTGACAACCGCATCGATCCTTATTTATTTAGTGTTTTTGAGAAAAAAAACAGCTCAACACAGTTTAAACGGATCGACTCTGCTATCGATGATGTTTTGATTGACAAATCGAGAGAGAAAACGATTTTAGATGCCCAAGGAAAGACAGAAGCTGGGAAACTGGCCGATTTCTTTAGGGGAAAACTGAATCAGGAAAAAGTAGAGGTTGAAGCAAAGAGCTTATCAGCTGATGATTTACCTGCTGTTGTTGTGATTGATGAAAATGAGCGCCGTATGCGTGATTACATACAGTCGATGCAAGTAGAAGGAATGCAGGCATTAACGCCTAAAAAAACATTTGTTGTCAATACGAACCATCCTCTTGTAAATTCTTTGCCAGAATTAGACAAAAATCACCCTGAGCTTGCAGAACAGCTTGCAAAAGAAGTTTTTGAGCTTTCTTGTCTCTCACAAAAGGAGATGGATCCGCAAACACTGCAAGAGTTCGTTCATCAAACAACGGAGTTGTTGAACAGCCTTGTGAGGATAGCGTTGAAAAATGCCCAATAA
- a CDS encoding Nitrogen regulatory protein (Product derived from UniProtKB/Trembl:F8KW39;Gene name derived from UniProtKB/Trembl:F8KW39;EC number derived from UniProtKB/Trembl:F8KW39), translating to MDLKIKDVAELLNVSATTIRRWLYEGKIPAYRIQGHYRFSRIEIQSWVLNQKLDKEMAPPLENEFSEPLLEDTPQKGGGSKQFSLFRALNKGNVFHQVPGSTKEEVILKATKMLSEKMHLDADVLAELLLDREKLQPTALNNGIAAPHTRDFLLSSHHDVVAFVFPEKQILYGALDGKPVHSLIFLFASDDRRHLQLLAKIAHLSCQEESIRFLQTSPSKEQLLEYIKCWESNIPSPMAE from the coding sequence ATGGATCTCAAGATCAAAGACGTTGCTGAGCTATTAAATGTTTCAGCTACGACAATTCGCCGATGGCTTTATGAAGGGAAAATCCCTGCATACCGTATCCAGGGACACTACAGGTTTAGCCGAATTGAAATTCAAAGTTGGGTGCTTAACCAAAAATTAGATAAAGAGATGGCGCCCCCTTTGGAAAATGAATTTTCTGAACCCCTCCTTGAGGATACCCCTCAAAAGGGAGGAGGCAGTAAGCAATTCAGTCTTTTTCGAGCTTTGAATAAAGGGAATGTCTTTCACCAAGTCCCGGGTTCAACAAAAGAGGAAGTAATTCTTAAAGCCACAAAAATGCTAAGCGAAAAAATGCACTTGGATGCGGATGTTCTCGCTGAGCTATTGTTAGATCGAGAAAAATTGCAACCGACAGCCCTTAACAATGGCATTGCAGCCCCCCATACGCGAGATTTCTTACTGAGCTCACATCACGATGTTGTAGCATTTGTATTTCCTGAAAAGCAAATTCTTTACGGTGCTTTAGATGGGAAGCCAGTACACTCTTTAATCTTCCTTTTTGCTAGCGATGACCGAAGGCATTTGCAGCTTTTAGCTAAAATTGCGCATCTTAGTTGCCAAGAAGAGTCTATTCGTTTTCTGCAGACATCACCTAGCAAAGAGCAGCTATTGGAGTATATCAAGTGCTGGGAAAGCAATATTCCTTCACCCATGGCTGAATAA
- a CDS encoding Protoporphyrinogen oxidase (Product derived from UniProtKB/Trembl:F8L6G6;Gene name derived from UniProtKB/Trembl:F8L6G6;EC number derived from UniProtKB/Trembl:F8L6G6) produces the protein MSSLMSMSKPRVKVAILGGGISGLATAYFLKKKWGNALDLKLFEAKNRLGGWIDTIEKEGFLFELGPHSMRMNEGDELCSLITDLGLAEELLQANANVTSRYLFLDGQMRKLPHSLFPLFWHPYTRKLLPSILKEPFIKALDCDDESIASFFKRRFSSELVDHFVDPMIKGIFGGDPNLLSMQSCFPSLHKMEKRYGSLIRGFLAQSFKGKKKERVVTLKCGLKNLVEALGKALEGNILLATPIVKMECNAKKTTLYWEQHSSSFDVVISALPSYLLAKLMAEEKLAKMLASIPYASFAVVNFGFRQQEMPLKGFGYLVPSKEKQDILGTIFDSEIFPEQNRAAGEARLTVMMGGWQKPELLKKSEEELINIALQNLSSHLRLQLNPEIKHVAKLHQAIPQYFVGHESTLRQIHHEVESLPIYLAGNAFSGVSLKDCVIRAKHLAETLAIEREPNG, from the coding sequence GTGTCATCTTTGATGAGTATGTCCAAACCCCGCGTTAAAGTCGCTATTTTAGGTGGTGGCATCAGTGGTTTAGCAACAGCCTATTTTTTAAAGAAAAAATGGGGCAATGCTCTCGATCTTAAGCTCTTTGAAGCTAAAAATCGTTTGGGTGGATGGATTGACACAATTGAAAAGGAGGGCTTTTTGTTCGAGTTGGGCCCTCATAGCATGAGAATGAATGAAGGGGACGAACTTTGTTCGCTCATCACTGATCTAGGTCTTGCTGAAGAGTTGTTACAGGCCAATGCCAATGTCACAAGCCGCTATCTTTTTCTAGATGGCCAAATGCGGAAGTTGCCGCACAGTCTTTTTCCCCTTTTTTGGCATCCCTATACCAGAAAACTTTTGCCATCTATTCTTAAAGAGCCCTTTATAAAGGCTTTAGATTGTGATGATGAGTCCATTGCCTCATTTTTTAAGAGGCGTTTTTCTTCTGAGTTGGTCGATCATTTCGTCGATCCCATGATTAAGGGAATATTTGGTGGTGATCCGAACCTTCTTTCAATGCAAAGCTGTTTCCCATCGCTACACAAAATGGAAAAACGTTATGGATCACTGATTCGAGGGTTTTTAGCGCAGAGCTTTAAGGGTAAGAAAAAAGAAAGAGTTGTGACTTTAAAATGCGGCTTAAAAAACCTTGTAGAGGCTTTAGGGAAAGCCTTGGAGGGGAATATTTTGTTAGCAACACCTATTGTGAAGATGGAATGCAATGCCAAAAAAACAACGCTATACTGGGAGCAACATTCTTCCTCTTTTGATGTTGTCATTTCGGCTCTTCCCTCTTACCTATTGGCCAAGCTGATGGCTGAAGAAAAGCTTGCTAAGATGTTGGCCTCTATTCCCTATGCTTCGTTTGCTGTTGTCAATTTCGGCTTTCGACAACAAGAGATGCCCTTGAAAGGGTTTGGCTACTTAGTCCCTTCAAAGGAAAAACAGGATATTTTGGGCACGATTTTTGATTCAGAGATATTTCCTGAACAAAATCGCGCAGCTGGTGAAGCTAGGTTAACGGTGATGATGGGAGGATGGCAAAAACCAGAATTGCTTAAAAAAAGTGAGGAGGAGCTAATCAATATAGCTTTGCAAAATCTTTCTTCCCATCTCCGACTTCAGCTAAATCCAGAGATAAAGCATGTGGCTAAGCTGCATCAAGCAATCCCTCAATATTTCGTAGGTCATGAATCCACTTTGAGGCAAATTCATCATGAGGTAGAATCCTTGCCAATATATCTCGCAGGAAACGCATTTAGTGGAGTTTCCTTGAAAGATTGTGTCATTCGAGCTAAACATCTTGCCGAAACTTTGGCAATAGAGAGAGAACCAAATGGATAA
- a CDS encoding Uncharacterized protein (Product derived from UniProtKB/Trembl:F8KWM4), protein MAILELINMIKIAKYLDKHLILFLDADHRDTVLEKLVERIHKVGKLEDKDSFFQAIIEREKIVSTGIGMGVAIPHAKLPGYDEFFIAIGILPKGVDWQAIDHSPVRMIFMIGGPDDKQTEYLQILSALTLAIKNEDLRKKLLTLNSPEDIVKLFEST, encoded by the coding sequence TTGGCCATACTGGAACTCATTAATATGATTAAAATAGCAAAATATTTAGACAAACACCTCATTCTTTTCCTAGATGCAGATCATCGTGACACTGTTTTGGAAAAACTTGTAGAACGCATTCATAAAGTAGGCAAATTAGAAGATAAAGATAGTTTCTTTCAGGCAATCATTGAAAGAGAGAAGATTGTCTCAACAGGTATTGGCATGGGCGTTGCTATCCCTCATGCGAAACTACCCGGTTATGATGAATTTTTTATTGCTATTGGCATTTTACCAAAAGGTGTCGATTGGCAAGCTATCGATCATTCCCCAGTGCGTATGATCTTTATGATTGGTGGTCCTGACGATAAGCAAACAGAGTATTTGCAAATCCTTTCTGCTCTTACACTTGCAATAAAAAATGAAGACTTAAGAAAAAAATTGTTAACTCTCAATTCGCCAGAAGATATAGTAAAACTTTTCGAGTCAACTTAA
- a CDS encoding putative ATP-dependent Clp protease ATP-binding subunit (Product derived from UniProtKB/Swiss-Prot:Q9PKA8;Gene name derived from UniProtKB/Swiss-Prot:Q9PKA8) yields MRDFFMFDKFTNRAKQVIKLAKKEAQRLNHNYLGTEHVLLGLLKLGQGVAVNVLKNLNIDFETVRNEVEKLVGYGPEIQVYGDPALTGKVKKVFEYANEEAANLNHNYVGTEHLLLGLLRQTDGVAAQVLENLNVNLKEVRKEVLKELETFNLQLPPLGGNMPIGGQGTSPSSQSKSYEKSSSSSTADKMPALKAYGHDLTEMCREGKMDPVIGRKEEVERLILILCRRRKNNPVLVGEAGVGKTAIVEGLAQAIVKGEVPDNLRKKKLITLDLPLMIAGTKYRGQFEERIKAVMDEIKKNGNVLLFIDELHTIVGAGAAEGAIDASNILKPALSRGEIQCIGATTVDEYRKHIEKDAALERRFQKIWVNPPSVDETVEILQGLKAKYEEHHKCIYTPQALSAAAVLSDRYVHGRFLPDKAIDLIDEAGAKMRISMMNQPQDISKFETDIEQTRIAKEEAISKQEYEKAAKLRDSEKNLREQLQQIRAQWEINKEEHEVIVEDEDVANVIARQTGIPLNRLTEGETQKVLKMEEILKESIIGQEDALKTVSRAIRRSRADIKDPNRPIGAFLFLGPTGVGKTLLARLLATHLFGGEDALIQVDMSEYMEKFAVSRMTGSPPGYVGHEEGGQLTEQVRQRPYSVVLFDEIEKAHPDVMDLLLQILEEGRLTDSFGRKVDFRNTIIIMTSNLGADLIKKSTEIGFGASEGSLDYAHIKDKIETAVKKHFKPEFLNRLNDFVIFHPLNKEQLLRVINLEIEKLQKRLNKREVYLSLDEKAKEFLVEKGFQPEMGARPLKRTIEQYLEDPLAEKLLSHPDEGRRCSVSVEGEQLVFVDEEVISRKKENSKNLTPSAAN; encoded by the coding sequence TTGAGAGATTTTTTTATGTTTGACAAATTCACGAATCGTGCCAAACAAGTAATAAAACTTGCCAAAAAAGAAGCCCAGAGGCTCAACCATAATTATTTGGGCACAGAACATGTGTTGCTTGGACTTCTTAAATTAGGCCAGGGTGTTGCTGTCAATGTTCTAAAAAATTTAAATATTGATTTCGAAACAGTACGCAATGAAGTAGAAAAACTTGTCGGCTATGGTCCCGAAATTCAAGTTTACGGCGACCCTGCCCTTACTGGAAAAGTAAAAAAGGTATTCGAATATGCTAATGAAGAAGCAGCCAATCTAAATCACAACTATGTGGGAACAGAGCATCTTCTTTTAGGCCTTTTAAGACAAACTGATGGGGTTGCAGCTCAAGTTTTAGAAAACCTCAATGTCAATCTTAAAGAAGTTAGAAAAGAAGTACTTAAAGAACTAGAAACCTTTAACCTTCAGCTCCCTCCGCTTGGTGGTAATATGCCCATTGGGGGCCAAGGAACGTCGCCCTCAAGTCAAAGTAAATCCTATGAAAAAAGTAGCTCTAGCTCCACAGCCGATAAAATGCCTGCGCTTAAGGCCTATGGCCATGACTTAACGGAAATGTGCCGTGAAGGCAAGATGGATCCGGTTATCGGTCGAAAAGAAGAAGTAGAGCGGCTAATTTTAATTTTATGCCGACGTAGAAAAAATAACCCTGTATTGGTAGGTGAGGCAGGTGTTGGTAAAACGGCCATTGTTGAAGGTCTGGCTCAAGCTATTGTGAAGGGGGAAGTTCCAGACAATCTCCGTAAGAAGAAGCTGATCACCCTTGATTTACCCCTAATGATTGCTGGAACGAAATATCGAGGACAATTTGAAGAACGCATCAAAGCTGTAATGGATGAAATCAAGAAAAATGGCAACGTCCTTTTATTTATCGATGAACTCCATACAATCGTTGGCGCTGGAGCTGCAGAAGGGGCTATCGATGCCTCCAATATTTTAAAGCCTGCTCTTTCAAGAGGGGAAATTCAATGCATAGGTGCTACCACCGTCGATGAATACCGCAAGCACATTGAAAAAGATGCTGCTTTAGAAAGACGTTTTCAAAAAATTTGGGTCAATCCACCAAGCGTAGATGAAACGGTAGAAATTCTTCAGGGATTAAAAGCTAAGTATGAAGAGCATCATAAGTGTATCTATACACCACAAGCTCTCAGTGCAGCTGCCGTCTTATCTGATCGGTATGTCCATGGACGTTTCTTACCAGATAAAGCGATCGATTTGATCGATGAAGCAGGTGCTAAGATGCGCATCTCTATGATGAATCAACCACAAGACATTAGCAAATTCGAAACGGATATTGAGCAGACAAGAATTGCTAAGGAAGAAGCGATTAGCAAGCAAGAGTATGAGAAAGCTGCTAAGCTTCGCGATTCTGAAAAAAATTTAAGGGAGCAGCTTCAACAAATCCGAGCCCAATGGGAAATTAACAAAGAAGAGCATGAAGTAATTGTAGAAGATGAAGATGTGGCAAATGTAATTGCTCGCCAAACAGGGATCCCTCTTAATCGCCTCACAGAAGGTGAAACGCAAAAAGTCCTCAAAATGGAAGAGATTTTAAAAGAGAGCATCATTGGTCAAGAGGATGCTTTAAAAACAGTTTCTCGAGCCATTCGTCGAAGCCGTGCAGATATTAAAGACCCTAATCGTCCCATAGGTGCCTTTTTATTTTTAGGTCCTACGGGGGTTGGTAAAACTCTTTTAGCGCGCTTATTGGCAACCCATCTTTTTGGAGGTGAGGATGCTCTTATTCAAGTAGATATGTCAGAGTACATGGAAAAGTTTGCCGTTAGTAGAATGACCGGATCGCCTCCGGGGTATGTTGGGCACGAAGAAGGTGGTCAGCTTACGGAGCAGGTACGTCAACGCCCCTATTCTGTCGTATTATTTGATGAGATCGAAAAAGCACACCCAGATGTTATGGACCTACTCTTGCAAATTTTAGAAGAGGGAAGGCTCACAGATTCTTTTGGTCGCAAAGTCGATTTCCGTAACACAATTATCATTATGACCTCTAATTTAGGTGCCGATCTTATCAAGAAGAGCACAGAAATAGGGTTTGGAGCTTCTGAGGGTTCGTTAGACTATGCGCATATCAAAGATAAAATTGAAACGGCAGTCAAGAAACACTTTAAACCAGAGTTTTTAAACCGCCTCAATGACTTTGTTATTTTCCATCCTTTAAATAAAGAGCAACTCCTACGTGTCATCAACTTAGAAATAGAAAAACTGCAGAAAAGACTTAACAAAAGAGAAGTCTATCTTTCTCTCGATGAAAAAGCTAAAGAGTTCTTGGTTGAAAAAGGCTTCCAGCCAGAAATGGGCGCTCGTCCTTTGAAACGTACGATTGAGCAGTATCTAGAAGATCCTTTAGCAGAAAAACTACTTTCTCATCCTGATGAAGGCCGTCGATGCTCGGTCTCAGTTGAAGGAGAACAATTAGTCTTTGTCGATGAAGAGGTAATTTCGAGAAAGAAAGAAAATTCCAAAAATCTTACCCCTTCCGCTGCAAATTAA
- a CDS encoding Deoxyuridine 5'-triphosphate nucleotidohydrolase (Product derived from UniProtKB/Swiss-Prot:Q6MEK7;Gene name derived from UniProtKB/Swiss-Prot:Q6MEK7;EC number derived from UniProtKB/Swiss-Prot:Q6MEK7) has translation MTISRNIMTNNKKIALPLILDKEECLPIYATGSAAGADIKAYLSSPITLAAGTSTMVPTGIRMAIPEGYEVQIRPRSGLAAKFGITVLNTPGTIDSDYRGELQVILINHSKQDFEITPGMRIAQMVLAPVFQADFIISQELAETERGTGGFGHTGTH, from the coding sequence CTGACTATTTCGAGAAATATAATGACAAATAATAAAAAAATTGCTCTCCCGCTCATCCTTGATAAGGAAGAATGCCTTCCCATTTATGCTACAGGCTCTGCTGCTGGAGCTGACATTAAAGCCTATCTTTCCTCCCCTATAACATTAGCAGCCGGCACCAGCACAATGGTTCCTACAGGCATCCGCATGGCTATTCCAGAAGGTTACGAAGTGCAGATTAGACCGAGAAGTGGGCTTGCTGCCAAATTTGGCATTACCGTTTTAAATACTCCAGGAACAATTGATTCTGACTACAGAGGAGAGCTACAAGTAATCCTAATCAATCACAGTAAACAAGATTTTGAGATTACACCGGGCATGCGGATTGCTCAAATGGTCTTAGCTCCTGTTTTCCAAGCTGATTTTATCATTAGCCAAGAATTAGCTGAGACAGAACGGGGTACCGGAGGTTTTGGCCATACTGGAACTCATTAA
- a CDS encoding Uncharacterized protein (Product derived from UniProtKB/Trembl:F8L2E4), protein MPNKHYKFFLNIFLLLNCSMLMAERPLAVYLTWQHSPHDTMTVHWVTPLDEKQDFLSFRKADASIWQKEESKFTPLPNRVEYGIHRIELTHLESNSEYIFRLGEDPKEYKFLTMPSQLTEPLSFVIGGDIYHNDLASVIAMNLRAVATSPRFVIWGGDLAYSANRFFVSFERWSRWLDLMAIWSSTMITKEGHLIPLLTVIGNHEVVGRYDQTPAQASFYYTFFPTPGYQVLDFGNYMSLFLLDSGHTHPIEGEQSAWLKEVLAKRQNIPFKFACYHVPAFPSIRDYRNKRCAKVRENWVPIFEQSNLLAAFENHDHAYKRTHPILNGKPAENGVLFLGDGSWGVNPARKPRAASKSWYLAKTEGQRHFIKVTLDPSKKVLYQAVNDEGVIFDEYVQTPR, encoded by the coding sequence ATGCCCAATAAACATTACAAATTTTTTTTAAATATTTTTCTTTTACTAAATTGTTCTATGCTAATGGCTGAAAGGCCATTAGCCGTTTATTTAACATGGCAACATAGTCCACATGACACAATGACTGTGCATTGGGTCACTCCGTTAGACGAGAAACAGGATTTCCTCTCATTCCGAAAAGCTGATGCAAGCATTTGGCAAAAAGAAGAAAGCAAGTTTACACCCCTACCTAACCGTGTAGAATACGGTATACACCGCATCGAACTCACCCATCTAGAATCCAATAGCGAATATATTTTTCGCTTAGGGGAAGACCCTAAGGAATATAAATTTCTTACGATGCCAAGCCAACTAACTGAACCTCTTTCTTTCGTGATTGGTGGAGATATTTATCACAATGATTTAGCTTCGGTCATAGCGATGAACCTTCGAGCTGTCGCAACATCCCCGCGGTTTGTAATCTGGGGAGGAGATTTAGCCTACTCTGCAAATCGCTTTTTCGTCTCTTTCGAAAGGTGGAGCCGCTGGTTAGACCTAATGGCTATTTGGTCAAGCACCATGATCACAAAAGAAGGACATCTTATCCCTTTATTGACTGTCATTGGCAATCATGAAGTTGTAGGACGTTATGATCAAACCCCTGCGCAGGCTTCCTTTTACTATACGTTTTTTCCTACTCCGGGCTATCAGGTCTTAGACTTTGGCAATTACATGAGCCTTTTCCTTTTAGATTCTGGGCACACACATCCTATTGAAGGAGAACAGTCTGCATGGCTAAAAGAAGTTTTGGCTAAGCGGCAAAATATCCCCTTTAAGTTTGCTTGTTACCATGTTCCAGCTTTCCCTTCTATCCGAGATTACCGAAATAAACGTTGTGCTAAAGTCCGCGAAAACTGGGTGCCGATTTTTGAGCAGTCTAACCTTCTTGCGGCTTTTGAAAACCACGATCATGCCTATAAAAGAACACATCCTATTCTGAACGGGAAGCCCGCTGAAAATGGTGTTTTGTTTTTAGGTGATGGATCCTGGGGAGTCAACCCTGCTAGGAAGCCTAGGGCAGCAAGTAAGTCATGGTATCTTGCTAAGACAGAAGGGCAGCGCCATTTTATCAAAGTTACACTAGACCCCAGCAAAAAAGTCCTTTATCAAGCGGTTAATGATGAGGGTGTCATCTTTGATGAGTATGTCCAAACCCCGCGTTAA
- a CDS encoding Acetyl-coenzyme A carboxylase carboxyl transferase subunit beta (Product derived from UniProtKB/Swiss-Prot:Q6MEK6;Gene name derived from UniProtKB/Swiss-Prot:Q6MEK6;EC number derived from UniProtKB/Swiss-Prot:Q6MEK6), whose translation MGLFSRKQPNIKIQTTKKDGYSGWLKCTHCNELIHANELQQNCNCCPKCDYHYRLSADTRIKMLSDESTFEELFTDLEAVDFLKFSDTENYEERLKSAKEKSGHNEAVIVGKCAIGGFPSLIGILDFNFMGGSMGSVVGEKLTRLIELGITKKMPVIIVSTSGGARMQESILSLMQMAKTSAALAKLHEAKVPYISVLTNPTTGGVTASFASLGDIIIAEPNALICFAGPRVIEQTIGHKLPSNAQKSEFLLQHGMIDCIVKRHDLKNKLVDLLFYLAPRQDLIEDSAK comes from the coding sequence ATGGGATTGTTTTCTCGAAAACAGCCAAACATAAAAATACAGACTACAAAAAAAGATGGCTACAGTGGTTGGCTAAAATGCACGCATTGCAATGAACTCATTCATGCCAATGAACTGCAACAAAATTGCAACTGCTGTCCGAAATGTGACTACCATTACCGCCTCTCTGCAGACACACGTATTAAAATGCTTTCCGATGAGTCGACTTTTGAAGAGCTCTTTACCGATCTTGAAGCTGTCGATTTCTTAAAATTTAGCGATACAGAAAACTATGAAGAACGGCTAAAATCTGCAAAAGAAAAATCCGGGCATAACGAAGCTGTGATCGTAGGGAAATGTGCAATCGGAGGATTTCCCTCTTTAATAGGTATTTTAGACTTCAATTTTATGGGTGGCTCGATGGGATCGGTTGTAGGTGAAAAGCTTACGCGTCTGATAGAGCTCGGTATCACGAAAAAAATGCCTGTCATCATCGTCTCTACTTCGGGTGGTGCACGCATGCAAGAATCCATTCTTTCTTTGATGCAAATGGCAAAAACCTCAGCAGCTTTAGCAAAGCTCCATGAAGCTAAAGTTCCCTATATCTCTGTTCTTACTAATCCCACAACAGGTGGAGTAACTGCTTCTTTTGCTTCACTTGGCGATATTATTATAGCCGAACCCAATGCCTTAATTTGCTTTGCCGGACCACGAGTTATCGAACAGACAATCGGTCACAAACTCCCTTCTAATGCCCAAAAATCAGAATTTCTCTTGCAACATGGCATGATTGATTGTATTGTAAAACGGCATGATTTAAAAAATAAGCTGGTAGACTTGCTTTTTTATTTAGCTCCCCGGCAAGATCTCATTGAAGATTCTGCTAAGTGA